One Oxyura jamaicensis isolate SHBP4307 breed ruddy duck chromosome 30, BPBGC_Ojam_1.0, whole genome shotgun sequence genomic region harbors:
- the WIZ gene encoding protein Wiz isoform X5 produces the protein MAASTSSPPKVTKAAAAPRPRDRDRGGEGEPGPEATPEPVLAPEEEELVAMEVGSPPLPKKSAPAGQLDQPTSRIGTKLSPEPPGSKPEPQDSKSQNLTTCEVCGACFETRKGLSSHARSHLRQLGVAESESSGAPIDLLYELMKQKGKPDGSPMPPTLVKKSGSPKDGAAGSPRPALLALGKGGERPPDGPVNKAIKSPPGFSKSLSQPGSPILKKVPSALSGSPSPKNPEDKSSKLSLSPLQSSPKAQWPQVDEEGPLNLTSGSEPVRDIRCEFCGEYFENRKGLSSHARSHLRQMGVTEWYVNGSPIDTLREILKRRAQPRSSASNPAGPGQKAMAKTLLGSMGPLEPRGPGELHIPTLAKKVQQPGSPLGQSPTSSPPPTARKMFPGLSPPSLQKKLKQDQLRVEIKREMMSGGLHGDPHPSDRAWSPREEMSPLNLSSRADPVRDIRCEFCGEYFENRKGLSSHARSHLRQMGVTEWSVNGSPIDTLREILKKKSKPCVIKKEPHTSSIEPPKALGEEGMDPKSPSKMLQGMSLPPLGGRTGKPSSGGSSINRELSLSSLTSKPQGSFLTPLSAKRPLQDDRLGPHAEVKHKAYIQTELPFKTKSMHDKPAHTSSEACCELCGLYFENRKALASHARAHLRQFGVTEWCVNGSPIETLSEWIRHRPQKAGAYRSYIQGGRPFTKKFRNSSHARDHDGARRMPLSLQPSGVALLSKGLAADLAHGEPGKILDRGSGGERPMVTSPLSLVKMEEHQRPNIHKFERRQARPLDNPLHREEEGADFQQKMEETRQPPPRMRPVPSLVPRPPQTSLVKFVGNIYTLKCRFCEVEFQGPLSIQEEWVRHLQRHILEMNFSKADPLRGEAPAPEPPAVAEAQ, from the exons ATGGCGGCCTCCACCTCCTCGCCGCCCAAAGTGACAaaagcggcggcggcgccgcggccccgggaccgggaccggggcGGGGAAGGCGAACCCGGGCCCGAGGCGACGCCCGAGCCCG TTCTGGcaccggaggaggaggagttggTGGCCATGGAGGTGGGCTCACCGCCGCTGCCAAAGAAAAGCGCTCCCGCCGGGCAGCTGGATCAGCCCACGAGCAGGATAGGGACCAAACTGTCTCCAGAGCCGCCTGGGAGCAAGCCAGAGCCTCAGGACTCCAAAT CCCAGAATCTCACGACGTGCGAGGTGTGTGGTGCCTGCTTCGAAACCCGCAAAGGCCTCTCCAGCCATGCTCGCTCTCACCTGCGGCAGCTTGGCGTGGCCGAGTCGGAGAGCAGCGGGGCCCCCATCGACTTGCTCTACGAactgatgaagcagaagggcaAACCCGACGGCAGCCCCATGCCTCCCACCCTCGTCAAGAAGTCCGGCTCTCCCAAGGACGGCGCGGCGGGCTCCCCGCGGCCCGCGCTCCTGGCACTCGGCAAGGGCGGTGAGCGCCCACCCGACGGCCCCGTCAATAAAGCCATCAAATCCCCGCCGGGTTTCTCCAAAAGCCTCTCGCAGCCGGGTTCCCCCATCCTCAAGAAGGTGCCGTCAGCGCTCTCGGGGTCCCCCTCTCCGAAAAACCCTGAGGATAAGAGCTCCAAGCTCTCACTGagccctctgcagagctccccaAAGGCACAGTGGCCGCAGGTGGATGAGGAAGGACCTCTCAATTTGA cctctgggTCGGAGCCGGTGCGGGACATCCGCTGCGAGTTCTGCGGCGAGTACTTCGAGAACCGCAAGGGGCTGTCGAGCCACGCGCGCTCCCACCTCCGGCAGATGGGGGTGACGGAGTGGTACGTTAACGGCTCGCCCATCGACACGCTGCGGGAGATCCTCAAGCGCCGAGCCCAGCCGCGGAGCAGTGCCTCCAACCCTGCCGGCCCTGGGCAGAAAGCCATGGCCAAGACCCTCCTGGGCAGCATGGGACCCCTGGAGCCTCGGGGTCCTGGAGAGCTTCACATCCCCACCCTCGCCAAGAAGGTCCAGCAACCTGGCAGTCCCCTGGGGCAGTCTCCTACCTCGTCCCCACCTCCTACTGCCCGGAAGATGTTTCCAggcctttctcctccctccttgcAGAAGAAGCTCAAACAAGACCAGCTGAGGGTGGAAATCAAGCGTGAGATGATGTCAGGAGGCCTCCATGGAGACCCCCACCCCTCCGACCGAGCCTGGTCCCCGCGGGAGGAGATGTCTCCCCTGAACCTCT cctcccGAGCTGACCCAGTGCGGGACATCCGCTGCGAGTTCTGCGGCGAGTACTTCGAGAACCGCAAGGGGCTGTCGAGCCACGCTCGCTCCCACCTCCGGCAGATGGGGGTGACGGAGTGGTCGGTCAATGGCTCGCCCATCGACACGCTGCGGGAGATCCTCAAGAAGAAATCCAAGCCCTGCGTCATCAAGAAGGAGCCTCACACCTCCAGCATTGAGCCCCCCAAAGCGCTCGGGGAGGAGGGGATGGACCCCAAGTCCCCCAGCAAAATGCTGCAGGGCATGTCCCTGCCTCCGCTGGGAGGGCGGACGGGGAAACCCAGCTCTGGCGGTTCCAGCATCAACCGGGAGCTTTCGCTGTCGTCGCTCACCAGCAAACCCCAGGGCAGCTTCCTGACGCCTCTGTCCGCCAAACGGCCGCTGCAGGACGACCGGCTGGGTCCCCACGCTGAGGTGAAGCACAAGGCATACATCCAGACCGAGCTGCCCTTCAAAACCAAGTCCATGCACGACAAACCCGCGCACACGT CCAGCGAAGCCTGCTGCGAGCTCTGTGGCCTCTACTTCGAGAACCGCAAGGCGCTGGCCAGCCATGCACGCGCACACCTCCGGCAGTTCGGCGTCACTGAGTGGTGTGTCAATGGCTCGCCCATCGAGACACTCAGCGAGTGGATCCGGCACCGGCCCCAAAAAGCTGGCGCCTACCGCAGCTACATCCAGGGTGGCCGGCCCTTCACCAAGAAGTTCCGCAACTCCTCGCATGCCCGGGACCACGACGGCGCCCGGAGGATGCCCCTGAGCCTGCAGCCCAGCGGCGTGGCCCTGCTGAGCAAGGGGTTGGCCGCAGACCTGGCGCACGGCGAGCCCGGGAAGATCCTGGACAGGGGAAGTGGCGGTGAGCGACCCATGGTCACCTCTCCGCTCTCACTGGTGAAGATGGAGGAGCATCAGCGCCCAAATATCCACA AGTTTGAGCGGAGGCAAGCGAGGCCCCTGGATAACCCCCTGCAccgggaggaggaaggggccgACTTCCAGCAGAAGATGGAGGAGACACGCCAGCCGCCACCAAGGATGAGGCCGGTGCCCTCCCTGGTTCCCCGCCCGCCACAGACCTCCCTGGTGAAGTTTGTGGGTAACATCTACACCCTCAAGTGCAG GTTCTGCGAGGTGGAGTTCCAGGGGCCCCTCTCCATCCAGGAGGAGTGGGTGCGGCACCTCCAGCGACACATCCTGGAAATGAATTTCTCCAAAGCAGACCCGTTGCGGGGCGAAGCCCCGGCCCCCGAGCCCCCTGCCGTGGCTGAGGCTCAGTAA